The Gammaproteobacteria bacterium genome has a segment encoding these proteins:
- a CDS encoding RNA-binding transcriptional accessory protein, which translates to MSLIVNALASELAVDPTHIKTAINLLDGGATVPFIARYRKEATNGLDDTQLRLLAKRLSYLRALAERKLTVINTISELRKLTPALERQINQLDNKTQLEDLYRPFKSKRQTKGQIAIAAGLEPLANKLLAAPQTSPLQQAKLFINPAQAITSAAQALDGATAILIDRFASEPQLMVQIRDYVWHNSQLESKAARKKTPPLATQLVDKYRNYLSYSEPLKRVPSHRALAMLRGRNDGVLQLTLNCDPHQQGNRCLHAILKKFNINNQGRAADDWLIDAATQCWKTRIYPSIENELLAKVREQADQQAIEVFATNLSDLLLAAPAGEHITIGLDPGIRTGVKVAIVDGTGKVLATDTIYPHPPRNQWQQSMTTLVKLVKQHRVSLISIGNGTGSRETEKLVLQCKKEHPDFTCTSLMVSEAGASVYSASELAALEFPQMDVSLRGAVSIARRLQDPLAELVKIEPKAIGVGQYQHDVNQTQLSQRLDEVVEDCVNAVGVDLNMASAPLLCHISGLNKTLAANIIEYRETHGRFTSRQQLLKVTRLGPKAYQQAAGFLRINQGKNPLDNSSVHPEAYAVVKAMATSLDQSVGQLIGNSHKLAQLSPAQFTDQQFGLPTIEDIIEELDKPARDPRPEFTTASFKEGIESIKDLQPAMILEGIITNVTNFGAFVDIGVHQDGLVHISALSDRFVSDPRTVVKTGQIVKVKVLEVDCQRKRIALTMQLTASASEKEKVAAVQKNQQTSRSNLRIIVVLPMHFHALKKAVS; encoded by the coding sequence ATGTCATTAATAGTCAATGCCCTAGCCAGTGAATTAGCGGTTGATCCCACTCACATTAAAACGGCGATCAACCTATTAGACGGAGGCGCAACCGTGCCTTTTATCGCCCGTTATCGTAAAGAAGCAACCAATGGCTTAGACGATACCCAACTACGTCTGCTGGCTAAACGCTTAAGTTATTTACGCGCCTTGGCCGAGCGCAAGCTCACCGTAATAAATACTATTAGTGAACTCCGTAAATTAACCCCGGCGCTTGAGCGACAAATTAATCAACTCGACAATAAAACACAATTGGAAGACCTCTACCGGCCGTTTAAGTCGAAACGTCAAACCAAAGGCCAAATTGCTATCGCGGCAGGCCTCGAGCCATTAGCAAATAAGCTGTTGGCTGCGCCACAGACATCACCGCTGCAGCAGGCCAAGTTATTTATTAATCCCGCCCAAGCAATTACCAGCGCAGCTCAAGCACTTGACGGTGCAACGGCCATATTAATTGACCGCTTCGCCAGCGAGCCACAATTAATGGTCCAGATCAGAGATTACGTTTGGCACAATAGTCAATTAGAGTCCAAAGCCGCGCGCAAAAAGACCCCGCCGCTGGCCACTCAATTGGTCGACAAGTACCGTAATTATCTCAGTTATAGCGAGCCGCTAAAAAGAGTACCGTCGCACCGGGCTTTAGCAATGTTACGCGGCCGTAATGATGGGGTGCTCCAGCTCACTCTCAATTGTGATCCCCACCAGCAAGGCAATCGTTGCCTTCATGCTATTTTAAAAAAGTTTAACATTAATAACCAAGGTCGAGCGGCCGATGACTGGTTAATCGATGCGGCGACCCAATGCTGGAAAACCCGTATTTACCCTAGCATCGAAAATGAGTTGCTGGCGAAAGTCCGAGAGCAAGCCGATCAGCAAGCGATTGAAGTATTCGCCACTAACCTTAGTGACTTATTGCTCGCAGCACCGGCCGGAGAACATATTACCATCGGCTTAGATCCCGGCATTCGAACCGGTGTTAAGGTCGCGATTGTCGATGGTACGGGTAAAGTACTGGCCACCGACACCATTTACCCGCACCCGCCACGCAATCAATGGCAACAATCGATGACCACACTGGTTAAATTAGTTAAACAGCACCGAGTTAGTTTGATTAGCATTGGCAACGGCACTGGCTCACGCGAAACTGAAAAGTTAGTGCTGCAATGTAAAAAGGAGCATCCAGATTTTACTTGCACTAGCCTAATGGTCAGTGAAGCGGGCGCTTCTGTGTATTCCGCCTCTGAATTGGCCGCCTTGGAATTTCCACAAATGGATGTCTCCTTGCGTGGCGCAGTTTCTATTGCGCGGCGACTGCAAGATCCTTTAGCTGAGTTGGTTAAGATTGAACCCAAAGCCATTGGCGTTGGTCAATACCAGCACGACGTCAACCAAACGCAACTATCACAGCGTTTAGATGAAGTCGTTGAAGACTGTGTTAATGCGGTTGGGGTTGATTTAAATATGGCATCAGCACCGTTGTTATGTCACATCAGTGGCCTTAACAAAACGCTCGCGGCTAACATCATTGAGTATCGTGAAACCCACGGACGTTTCACCAGCCGCCAACAGTTACTCAAAGTGACACGGCTCGGCCCTAAAGCTTATCAGCAGGCTGCCGGTTTTTTACGGATCAACCAAGGCAAAAATCCACTCGACAACTCATCGGTTCATCCCGAGGCTTATGCTGTAGTTAAAGCGATGGCCACCAGCTTAGATCAAAGCGTCGGACAACTGATTGGCAATAGTCATAAATTAGCCCAGCTCAGTCCGGCCCAATTTACTGATCAGCAATTTGGCTTGCCGACCATTGAAGATATAATTGAAGAGCTCGACAAACCAGCGCGTGACCCCCGCCCTGAATTTACCACCGCCAGCTTTAAAGAAGGCATTGAGTCGATAAAAGACTTACAGCCAGCAATGATCCTTGAAGGCATTATTACCAATGTCACCAACTTTGGCGCTTTTGTCGATATTGGGGTTCACCAAGACGGCTTAGTACATATCTCAGCGTTAAGCGATCGTTTTGTCAGTGATCCCCGAACCGTGGTTAAAACCGGGCAAATTGTTAAGGTCAAAGTGCTCGAAGTCGATTGTCAGCGAAAAAGAATCGCCTTAACCATGCAACTTACCGCATCAGCATCAGAAAAAGAAAAAGTTGCAGCCGTGCAAAAAAACCAACAAACAAGCCGCAGCAACCTGCGCATAATAGTGGTTTTGCCGATGCATTTTCACGCGCTAAAAAAGGCAGTTAGTTAA
- the bioH gene encoding pimeloyl-ACP methyl ester esterase BioH, with protein sequence MTKSTPILDDLSNAAAVTAIATHLNSTPLHVEVVGQGPAIVLIHGWGLNGGVWHQVVDKLALDYRVYTIDLPGFGLSEQPLVSAELADWVDLAVAAIDEPAVWLGWSLGGLVATQAALTYPERVTKLITVASSPHFVAQANWPGIAADVLATFEQQLADDFSATLDRFLAIQAMGSVSARQDIKALHQVLKQRPLPDPRALKVGLNLLATVDLRQQLVEVKQPFLRLYGRLDSLVSSRAVKKIDLLVPSSDKFVFGKASHAPFITDLELFIEQLNGFICTA encoded by the coding sequence ATGACTAAATCGACCCCGATCCTTGATGACTTATCAAATGCGGCCGCAGTAACGGCTATCGCAACTCACCTTAATAGCACCCCACTGCATGTTGAAGTGGTGGGGCAAGGGCCGGCGATAGTTCTGATCCATGGTTGGGGCCTTAATGGCGGAGTTTGGCACCAGGTTGTTGACAAACTTGCACTCGATTATCGGGTTTATACCATAGATTTGCCGGGCTTTGGTTTAAGCGAACAGCCGCTGGTCAGTGCTGAATTGGCCGACTGGGTCGACTTAGCCGTTGCAGCTATCGACGAGCCTGCTGTATGGCTAGGCTGGTCGCTGGGTGGTTTGGTCGCAACTCAAGCCGCGCTAACTTATCCTGAGCGCGTGACTAAGTTAATTACTGTTGCTAGTTCGCCTCATTTTGTCGCGCAAGCTAATTGGCCTGGAATTGCCGCTGACGTGTTAGCGACGTTCGAGCAGCAATTAGCCGATGATTTTTCAGCAACGCTAGATCGCTTTTTGGCGATTCAAGCCATGGGCAGTGTGTCGGCACGCCAAGATATTAAAGCGCTGCATCAAGTATTAAAACAGCGGCCGTTACCTGATCCGCGTGCACTGAAAGTGGGGCTGAATTTATTAGCAACTGTCGACTTGCGCCAGCAGTTGGTTGAAGTAAAGCAGCCATTTTTACGGCTGTATGGTCGGCTTGATTCGTTAGTGAGTTCGCGGGCAGTTAAGAAAATTGATTTGTTAGTACCTAGCAGTGATAAGTTTGTTTTTGGCAAGGCGTCACATGCGCCCTTTATTACCGACCTCGAGTTATTTATTGAGCAGCTTAATGGCTTTATCTGTACTGCTTAA
- the nfuA gene encoding Fe-S biogenesis protein NfuA translates to MITISDTAQVHFCELLSNQPENTAIRVFVVNPGTQNAECGVSYCPPEALEDTDKKFEYTGFSAVVDAQSVPFLDEASIDYVTDKMGSQLTLKAPNAKMRQVSEDAPLVDRVDYFIQSEINPKLASHGGQVTLMEITDDGIAVLQFGGGCNGCSMVDVTLKEGIEKEMLEIFASELTAVKDMTEHQSGDHSYY, encoded by the coding sequence ATGATTACAATTTCCGACACCGCGCAAGTTCATTTTTGTGAACTTCTCAGTAACCAGCCTGAAAATACCGCTATTCGCGTATTTGTGGTTAACCCTGGTACGCAGAATGCCGAATGTGGTGTTTCTTACTGCCCACCAGAAGCACTTGAAGATACCGACAAAAAATTTGAATACACAGGTTTCTCAGCGGTGGTCGACGCCCAAAGCGTGCCATTTCTTGACGAAGCTTCTATCGATTACGTTACTGACAAAATGGGCTCACAGCTTACGCTAAAAGCGCCAAATGCAAAAATGCGTCAAGTCAGTGAAGATGCACCATTAGTCGACCGAGTTGATTACTTCATTCAATCTGAAATCAACCCTAAACTAGCCAGTCATGGCGGTCAGGTTACTTTAATGGAAATTACCGATGACGGTATTGCCGTATTGCAATTTGGTGGCGGTTGTAATGGCTGTTCAATGGTTGATGTGACATTAAAAGAAGGCATTGAAAAAGAGATGCTTGAAATTTTTGCTAGCGAGTTAACTGCTGTAAAAGACATGACTGAACACCAATCAGGTGATCATTCTTACTATTAA
- the rpmE gene encoding 50S ribosomal protein L31, whose translation MKQGIHPAYTGITATCSCGNVINVGSTVGKDLALDVCGECHPFYTGKQKEVSSGGRVDRFNKRFGALGSKK comes from the coding sequence ATGAAGCAAGGTATTCACCCAGCATACACCGGAATCACAGCGACTTGTTCTTGTGGCAACGTAATCAACGTTGGTTCAACTGTTGGTAAAGATCTAGCACTTGACGTATGTGGAGAATGTCACCCATTCTATACTGGTAAGCAAAAAGAAGTTTCTTCAGGTGGCCGTGTAGATCGCTTTAACAAGCGTTTTGGCGCACTTGGTTCTAAGAAGTAA
- the priA gene encoding primosomal protein N', whose product MSDAKLVEVALPIPLRQQFSYLCPNDLSLPAIGSRVVVPFGSRQLIGLVTAHPEQSEVNLAKLKTISESLDQTALQPTSIRRLLSWASDYYLYSLGEIYHQAMPSLLRKGEPATLVPPQVWQTTAQGQQDVDLGRAKKQSQALALIKATPLLSTACLRQLDISAATQKALLQKELIEQVSQPLPAPCAWSATDINTDDRHSLNPEQAICVAALNQQAQFNISLLLGITGSGKTEVYLQAIERVIEQGKQALILVPEIGLTPQTLHRFQQRFNVPIVFLHSGLNDKERLDGWLKANSGQAAIIIGTRSAIFTPMLKPGIIIVDEEHDSSFKQQDTFRYHARDLAAVRSRLENIPLILGSATPSLETLQNAKSGKYQLLTLTKRAANASEASHQIIDIKGVPLQSGMSPQLLELLRHHLTRGNQVMLFLNRRGYAPALLCHECGWLGDCQRCDAHYTVHQRYQYIQCHHCGSQHPIPRQCPDCGSTQLVTAGVGTEQLEITLNELFPDFKTVRIDRDSTRRKGALNESIAGINNNDYQILIGTQMLAKGHHFPNVTLVALLDVDGALFSADFRANEKLAQLYLQVAGRAGRASKPGQVVLQSHHPEHQLLQRLSREGYLPFTESALAERRAAQLPPFWHMGLIRIESHDLSHINQFVNELNQHSNNLLRQLSSKENPVRQIGPMPAPMERRAGRFRWQVIFESSTRSQLHKFFVVLTAQLAKTKSNRNVRWSLDIDPTDMV is encoded by the coding sequence ATGTCCGACGCCAAATTAGTTGAAGTTGCACTGCCAATCCCCTTACGCCAACAATTTAGCTACCTGTGCCCTAACGACCTTTCATTGCCAGCTATCGGCAGCCGGGTTGTTGTGCCTTTTGGTAGTCGTCAACTTATAGGGTTAGTCACCGCCCACCCCGAACAAAGTGAGGTTAATTTAGCGAAACTGAAAACGATCAGTGAAAGCCTCGATCAAACTGCATTGCAACCAACCAGCATTCGCCGGCTACTAAGCTGGGCCAGTGATTATTACCTTTACTCATTGGGCGAAATATATCACCAAGCAATGCCGAGTTTGTTACGTAAAGGCGAGCCTGCTACGCTGGTTCCACCGCAAGTTTGGCAAACCACCGCTCAAGGTCAACAAGATGTCGATTTAGGCCGAGCGAAAAAACAAAGCCAAGCCTTAGCATTAATCAAAGCAACGCCGTTACTATCAACAGCGTGCTTACGTCAGCTCGACATTAGCGCAGCAACTCAAAAAGCCTTGCTTCAAAAAGAACTGATTGAACAAGTAAGCCAACCACTACCAGCCCCTTGTGCTTGGTCCGCAACTGACATTAATACAGACGATCGCCACAGTTTAAACCCCGAACAAGCGATTTGTGTTGCCGCGCTCAATCAACAAGCGCAGTTTAATATCAGCTTATTATTGGGCATTACCGGCAGCGGTAAAACCGAAGTTTATCTGCAAGCTATTGAGCGTGTGATCGAACAAGGTAAACAGGCGCTTATTTTAGTGCCCGAAATTGGTTTAACCCCGCAAACCCTGCATCGATTTCAGCAACGCTTTAATGTACCGATTGTCTTTTTACATTCAGGTCTTAATGATAAAGAGCGGTTAGACGGTTGGCTCAAGGCGAATAGCGGTCAAGCAGCGATCATTATTGGTACTCGCTCTGCCATTTTCACCCCAATGCTTAAGCCTGGTATTATCATTGTTGATGAAGAACACGACAGCTCCTTTAAGCAACAAGACACCTTTAGATATCACGCCCGAGACTTGGCCGCGGTACGATCGCGCCTGGAAAACATTCCATTAATTCTCGGCAGCGCAACCCCCTCGCTTGAAACCTTACAAAATGCCAAGTCTGGTAAGTATCAATTACTAACACTAACTAAACGTGCCGCCAATGCCAGCGAAGCAAGCCACCAAATTATTGATATCAAAGGTGTGCCCTTGCAAAGCGGCATGTCTCCACAACTGCTTGAACTATTACGTCATCACTTGACCCGGGGCAACCAAGTGATGCTGTTTTTGAACCGACGCGGTTACGCACCAGCCTTGTTATGCCACGAATGCGGCTGGCTTGGTGACTGCCAACGTTGCGACGCCCATTATACGGTGCACCAACGCTATCAATATATTCAATGCCATCATTGTGGATCGCAGCACCCAATTCCCAGACAATGCCCTGACTGTGGTAGCACCCAGTTAGTCACTGCTGGTGTTGGCACCGAGCAATTGGAGATAACCCTTAACGAGTTATTCCCTGATTTTAAAACCGTCAGGATCGATCGCGACAGCACCCGACGCAAGGGCGCACTGAATGAGTCGATTGCCGGCATTAATAACAATGACTACCAAATATTAATTGGCACCCAAATGCTGGCCAAGGGGCACCATTTTCCCAATGTCACGCTAGTCGCCCTGCTCGACGTCGATGGCGCGTTGTTTAGCGCTGACTTTCGCGCCAATGAAAAACTCGCACAACTCTATTTACAAGTTGCAGGCAGAGCAGGACGTGCCAGCAAACCGGGACAAGTAGTGTTGCAATCGCATCATCCCGAGCATCAGCTGTTACAACGTCTAAGCCGTGAAGGTTACCTGCCCTTTACCGAGTCGGCCTTAGCGGAACGGCGAGCCGCCCAACTGCCCCCCTTTTGGCATATGGGCTTAATCCGAATTGAGTCGCACGATCTTAGTCATATCAATCAATTTGTTAACGAGCTTAATCAGCACAGCAATAATTTGTTACGTCAATTAAGCAGTAAAGAAAATCCGGTTCGTCAAATTGGTCCGATGCCGGCACCGATGGAACGCCGTGCTGGCCGTTTTCGCTGGCAAGTGATTTTTGAGTCGTCAACACGCAGTCAATTACATAAGTTTTTTGTCGTATTAACCGCACAATTAGCCAAAACAAAATCGAATCGAAATGTTCGCTGGTCACTCGATATCGATCCAACGGACATGGTTTAG
- the argS gene encoding arginine--tRNA ligase: MKENIQQLLEQTVAILKQQGILPADAAPRIQVDRTKDKSHGDFATNLALMTAKPAGKNPRELAQLICQYLPQSAVIEKTEIAGPGFINFFVADNALTEQLEAAYHDSALNVTKTSAAQTIVVDYSAPNLAKEMHVGHLRSAIIGDSVVRTLEFLGHKVIRQNHVGDWGTQFGMLLTYMERLQQQGGEISMELHNLEKFYRAAKQCFDDDPSFSTRARELVVLLQSGDSKCKELWQQFIDISLTHCQAAYEMLGVSLTREDVKAESSYNDDLQNVINELNEQGLLVEDNGAQCVFLDQFKGKDGEPLPIIVQKTGGGFLYATTDLAAVKYRNNILNADRVLYFVDARQSLHFQQIFTLAKKAGFASEAMSLEHMAFGTVMGEDGKPFKTRSGEVAKLADLLIESQQRAYDLVKQKNPDMSESELKSIGDVVGISAVKYADLSKTRTSDYTFSFDSMLSFEGNTAPYLLYAYTRVSSIFAKAGVAADALEGEISLNSEQEKALGNKLMQFNDAVNNVAAKGLPHVMCSYLFELAGAFSSFYEACPILIAEDQAVKNSRLKLAALTAKTLQQGLSLLGIKTLERM; encoded by the coding sequence ATGAAAGAGAATATCCAACAATTACTTGAACAAACTGTCGCAATTTTGAAGCAGCAAGGGATTTTGCCTGCCGATGCCGCACCTAGAATTCAGGTAGATCGAACCAAGGATAAGTCTCACGGTGATTTCGCGACCAATCTAGCGTTAATGACCGCTAAGCCGGCCGGTAAAAATCCGCGTGAATTAGCCCAGTTAATTTGCCAATATTTACCGCAATCAGCAGTGATTGAAAAAACTGAAATTGCAGGCCCTGGTTTTATTAACTTTTTTGTTGCCGACAATGCCCTAACCGAGCAGCTCGAAGCCGCGTACCATGATAGCGCTTTAAATGTCACTAAGACTAGCGCCGCTCAAACTATCGTGGTCGATTACAGCGCGCCTAACCTTGCCAAAGAAATGCATGTTGGCCATTTACGTTCAGCGATTATCGGCGATAGTGTCGTACGGACGTTAGAATTTTTAGGCCATAAAGTTATTCGCCAAAACCACGTTGGCGATTGGGGCACCCAGTTTGGAATGCTACTAACCTACATGGAGCGCTTGCAACAGCAAGGTGGTGAAATTTCGATGGAACTGCACAACCTCGAAAAATTCTATCGCGCCGCTAAACAATGTTTCGATGATGATCCTTCATTCTCAACTCGAGCCCGTGAGTTAGTGGTATTGCTGCAATCAGGCGATAGCAAGTGTAAGGAGCTATGGCAGCAGTTTATCGATATTTCGTTAACCCACTGTCAAGCAGCGTACGAGATGTTAGGTGTCAGCCTAACCCGTGAAGACGTCAAAGCAGAGAGCTCGTATAACGATGATTTACAAAACGTCATTAACGAACTTAACGAGCAAGGCCTGTTAGTAGAAGACAATGGCGCCCAATGTGTATTCCTTGACCAATTTAAAGGTAAAGACGGCGAGCCATTACCGATTATCGTCCAAAAAACCGGTGGTGGTTTCTTGTATGCCACGACAGATTTAGCCGCGGTAAAATATCGTAACAACATCTTAAATGCCGACAGAGTATTGTATTTTGTAGATGCGCGCCAAAGTTTACACTTCCAACAAATTTTTACCCTCGCTAAAAAAGCCGGCTTTGCCAGCGAAGCGATGTCCTTAGAGCATATGGCCTTTGGCACAGTGATGGGTGAAGATGGTAAACCGTTTAAAACCCGTTCTGGCGAAGTGGCTAAGCTAGCCGATTTACTGATTGAGTCTCAGCAACGCGCTTATGACTTGGTTAAGCAAAAAAATCCTGACATGAGCGAGTCTGAACTAAAAAGCATTGGTGATGTAGTTGGTATCTCAGCGGTGAAATATGCCGATTTATCAAAAACTCGAACCAGTGATTACACCTTTAGTTTCGATAGCATGCTGAGCTTTGAAGGCAATACTGCTCCTTATCTGCTTTATGCTTATACGCGTGTATCAAGCATCTTTGCCAAAGCCGGTGTCGCTGCAGACGCACTTGAAGGTGAGATCAGCCTTAATAGCGAACAAGAGAAAGCCTTGGGCAACAAGCTAATGCAGTTTAACGATGCTGTTAACAATGTGGCCGCTAAAGGTTTACCGCATGTAATGTGTAGTTATTTGTTTGAATTGGCCGGCGCGTTCTCAAGCTTTTATGAAGCATGCCCGATCCTTATCGCTGAAGATCAAGCCGTTAAAAATAGCCGACTAAAATTGGCCGCGCTAACGGCAAAAACCTTGCAGCAAGGTTTATCATTGCTGGGGATCAAAACGCTGGAGCGGATGTAA
- a CDS encoding SPOR domain-containing protein, whose amino-acid sequence MADYAKKGKPRAPANKKNTRRGKATPPPAPASRTGLWVMLVLVLLAIAGFSYFLFAIGGKADQVQAPVAPTANPKPSPKPAALPQAPQQKWQYIERLKDKEVVVDVPKKIISNQQFRLQCASYKSLGQADGLKAKIAFQGFESHIKKVQGSSSDWYQVYLGPFKTRRNAEAARHRMQRARINGCQIYFWQG is encoded by the coding sequence ATGGCGGATTACGCTAAAAAAGGTAAGCCGCGCGCCCCTGCGAATAAAAAAAACACGCGCCGGGGCAAAGCGACTCCGCCGCCAGCGCCTGCAAGCCGTACCGGACTGTGGGTTATGCTCGTACTGGTACTGCTAGCGATCGCCGGTTTTAGTTATTTTTTGTTTGCTATCGGCGGTAAAGCAGACCAAGTTCAAGCGCCTGTAGCCCCAACAGCCAATCCTAAACCTAGCCCTAAACCAGCAGCATTGCCGCAAGCGCCGCAACAAAAATGGCAATATATAGAGCGGTTAAAAGACAAAGAAGTGGTGGTTGACGTACCCAAGAAAATAATTAGCAATCAACAGTTTAGATTACAATGCGCCAGCTACAAATCATTGGGACAGGCCGATGGCCTTAAAGCAAAAATTGCTTTCCAAGGCTTTGAGTCCCACATCAAAAAAGTTCAAGGTAGCAGTAGCGATTGGTACCAGGTCTATTTAGGTCCATTTAAGACCCGGCGCAATGCCGAAGCAGCCCGTCACCGCATGCAACGCGCGCGTATTAACGGTTGCCAAATTTATTTTTGGCAAGGCTAA
- the hslV gene encoding ATP-dependent protease subunit HslV: MTTIVSVRRNGKVVIAGDGQVSLGNTVMKGNAKKVRRLYHNKVLAGFAGGTADAFTLFERFEAKLEMHQGHLTKAAVELAKDWRSDRGLRKLEALLAVADETASLIITGNGDVIQPENDLIAIGSGGPFAQAAATALLENTDLDAHEVATKALTIAGNICVFTNGYHTVETLDASDKEK, encoded by the coding sequence ATGACCACTATTGTTTCTGTACGCCGTAACGGTAAGGTTGTTATCGCTGGCGATGGCCAAGTTTCATTAGGCAATACCGTAATGAAAGGTAACGCCAAAAAAGTACGACGCTTATATCACAATAAAGTACTGGCAGGATTTGCTGGCGGCACCGCCGATGCTTTTACTTTATTCGAACGCTTTGAAGCCAAATTAGAAATGCATCAAGGCCACCTCACCAAAGCAGCGGTTGAGCTGGCTAAAGACTGGCGCAGCGACCGTGGCTTACGTAAATTAGAAGCATTACTGGCCGTTGCTGATGAAACTGCCTCTCTTATCATCACTGGCAACGGTGACGTTATCCAGCCTGAGAACGATCTTATCGCGATTGGTTCTGGCGGCCCCTTTGCTCAGGCCGCGGCGACAGCCTTGCTTGAAAATACCGATTTAGATGCCCACGAAGTGGCCACCAAAGCATTAACTATTGCTGGTAATATCTGTGTGTTCACCAATGGCTACCATACTGTTGAAACCCTAGATGCATCGGATAAGGAAAAATAG
- the hslU gene encoding ATP-dependent protease ATPase subunit HslU → MSQMTPREIVSELDAHIIGQQDAKRAVAIALRNRWRRMQLNDELRQEVTPKNILMIGPTGVGKTEIARRLAKLANAPFIKVEATKFTEVGYVGKEVDQIIRDLADVSLKIVREQQIKKVKFAAEEAAEERILDALLPPAQTGFDDAPTTDSKTRQIFRKKLREGQLDDKEIELNVAAPQVGVEIMAPPGMEEMTNQLQGMFQSMSNTPTKKRKLTIKEALKVVQEEEAAKLVNQDDLKEQAIELAEQNGIVFIDEIDKICKRGEASGPDVSREGVQRDLLPLIEGCTVSTKHGMIKTDHILFITSGAFQVSKPSDLIPELQGRLPIRVELSALTSNDFIRILTEPNASLTEQHKALLATEGVTVEFTEDGIKRIAEAAWQVNERTENIGARRLHTVLERLMEEVSYHASDRSGDHVVVDQAYVNKYLGALIENEDLSRFIL, encoded by the coding sequence ATGTCACAAATGACCCCAAGAGAAATCGTTTCTGAATTAGATGCCCACATTATTGGTCAACAAGACGCTAAACGTGCCGTCGCGATTGCGCTGCGTAATCGCTGGCGCCGGATGCAACTTAATGATGAACTACGTCAGGAAGTTACCCCGAAAAACATCTTAATGATTGGGCCGACAGGTGTCGGTAAAACTGAAATAGCCCGTCGCCTCGCTAAACTGGCCAATGCCCCATTTATCAAGGTCGAAGCGACCAAATTCACCGAAGTGGGTTATGTTGGTAAAGAAGTAGACCAAATTATTCGTGATTTGGCCGATGTTTCTTTAAAAATCGTCCGCGAGCAGCAAATAAAGAAAGTGAAATTTGCCGCTGAAGAAGCCGCCGAAGAACGTATTTTAGATGCGTTGTTGCCACCCGCGCAAACCGGTTTTGATGATGCACCAACCACTGACAGCAAAACTCGCCAAATCTTCCGTAAAAAATTACGTGAAGGTCAGCTAGACGACAAAGAAATTGAACTTAATGTCGCGGCTCCTCAGGTTGGTGTTGAAATCATGGCGCCTCCAGGCATGGAAGAGATGACGAATCAGTTGCAGGGTATGTTCCAAAGCATGTCGAATACCCCGACCAAAAAACGTAAGCTTACGATTAAAGAAGCACTAAAAGTGGTGCAGGAAGAAGAAGCGGCCAAATTAGTTAATCAAGACGACCTCAAAGAACAAGCAATCGAGTTAGCCGAGCAAAATGGCATCGTGTTTATTGATGAAATTGACAAAATTTGTAAACGTGGTGAAGCCTCGGGCCCTGATGTATCACGCGAAGGTGTTCAACGTGACTTACTACCGCTCATCGAAGGCTGCACGGTTTCAACCAAACATGGCATGATTAAAACCGATCATATTTTGTTTATTACTTCGGGCGCTTTCCAGGTATCAAAACCTTCTGACTTAATTCCAGAGTTGCAAGGCCGACTACCGATCCGTGTTGAGTTAAGCGCATTAACGAGTAATGATTTTATTCGGATCCTAACCGAGCCTAACGCCTCGTTAACCGAGCAGCATAAAGCGCTGTTAGCGACTGAAGGCGTAACGGTTGAATTTACCGAAGATGGTATTAAACGCATCGCAGAAGCAGCATGGCAAGTAAACGAGCGCACTGAAAATATTGGTGCCCGTCGCCTTCACACTGTGCTTGAACGCTTAATGGAAGAAGTATCGTACCATGCCTCTGATCGCAGCGGCGATCATGTCGTGGTTGATCAAGCTTATGTTAATAAGTACCTTGGTGCTCTGATTGAGAATGAAGACTTGAGTCGCTTTATTTTATAA
- a CDS encoding DUF971 domain-containing protein, whose product MIVQRKTILHCQSSLLELTFNDGYHEMLSFELLRVHSPAIARHPSNNFPLLVNNKAFVKITTITDVTDSGLTLSFDDGHNATYIWSYLYQVAKDQDRLWINYLKRLNQASQLKRQPLVLISG is encoded by the coding sequence ATGATAGTTCAACGTAAAACCATCTTACATTGTCAATCATCACTGCTCGAATTAACCTTTAATGATGGTTATCACGAGATGTTATCCTTTGAGTTACTAAGAGTTCACTCGCCAGCGATCGCACGCCACCCCAGCAATAATTTCCCACTACTGGTCAACAATAAAGCCTTTGTTAAAATAACGACGATCACAGATGTAACAGATTCCGGCTTAACTTTGAGTTTTGATGACGGTCACAACGCCACCTACATTTGGTCATATCTTTATCAAGTCGCCAAAGATCAGGATCGACTCTGGATTAACTACCTCAAACGATTGAATCAAGCCAGCCAGCTAAAACGTCAGCCCTTAGTGCTTATCTCGGGCTAA